From Alteromonas sp. BL110:
AGAACGACCTATCAATATAGGGTACAGCCAAGCGCCAAAGCATGCACCACATATAGGCGCGACAATAGGTACAATAAAGTAAGGAATGTCTTTCGCCCCAGAGAGCGCATGCTCCCATCCTGCAATATAGGAAAATAGCTTTGGACCAAAATCTCGAGCAGGGTTCATGGCAAAACCGGTCAAAGGTCCTAAAGAGGAGCCAATGACAGCGATGACAATACCAATCAGTAGCGGATTCATGGCTCCACGTGATGCACCGTTGTTTTCATCGCCCAGCGCCAGAATTGCGAACATCAACACTGCAGTTATAACGAATTCAACGCCAAAGGCCCCCCAGAATGAAAGGGCTTCGTGAGGAAAAGTAGAGAAAATGCTGGCTGTTGCTAGAGCCTCTACACTTTGGCGTGAAAGGTTGTGAGTCCGTTCATAGTCTATGAAGAGTTGATGATATAACCCGTAGATAAGTGCGGCAGCAGCGAATGCCCCCAGAAATTGAGAAAGAATGAAGGGAGCTACTTTGTGCTTTTCAAAGCCTTGAAAAAGCGCAAGTGCAATGGTTACCGCAGGATTGATATGTGCACCCGAAACTCCAGCAGTACAGTAAATGGCAACAGCTACGCCAAACCCCCAGACAATGCTTATTTCCCATTGACCGAACGAGGCGCCAGTTAATACCAATGCTGCGACTGCACCAACACCAAAGAAAATCAGAATTGCAGTGCCTATGAATTCAGCAATACACTGGCGGAAAAGCGTTGGTTCTGTGAGAGTTAACATAATTATTCCTTTTAATCTTTAACCAGTACAACGCATTGAGCAGAAAAAGAAGCGAAGGAGTTATGTCAGGGAGGATGAAAGCTGAAACCGTTTTATGTTGATGCAATAGTGCATTAGCTGTTCATTTTGACTAACAGACCGTTTAGTTCTTATTCTGACGCAGCTTCCTATGTACATTTAATTGGGACGCATCATAAAACGAACATAAACGAACTACAAATGAGCAAAAACGAATATTCGTCGTTCTTGGTATTGCTATAGCGCTCTTACTCGAAGGTAGTGAACGCTGTAAAGCTTAGTCTAGTGGAATACGGAGAGCTCTGTACTGGGGCTATTATTTTTGGTGTCGTTATCAACTTTTAAATCTCCAGCTTCTTCAACCAGTGCCGTCATGGCATCAATAATATCGAGAAAGCTTGCTAGCTGCTCTGGCGTTAGACCATTAGATAAATTTTCAATTTTAGCAATAAGCTGTTTAGTTGGTAGGCGCATAGTGTCAAAATCTCGTTGTTAATACTTTAATTCCTACCTTGTAAATCAATTATCTTGCCAAGTTTACCGAATTTCTCCATTTCTCATTTTGAACTCTTAGAAATAACTAAAAAATCATATTTATTATGGGATTACATTCTTTTTTTGGACGTATTTAAGAATTCTTCTTGCAAAACTTTTCTAAATAAATAAGATCAAATGCAAATCATTATCATTTGCGTTAAAAGAAAAAATGAAACGAGTTAACCTTGTTCCCTCACTTGTTGTAGCCGCCAGCCTTCCTTTGGCTTTTTCAGCGTTAGCGGAAGATAACCTTGAACGCGTTGTGGTAACAGGTACCAGAACACCTAAATTGCTGGCTTCTTCACCGGTGAAGGTTGACGTAGTTGATAAAAAAGAGATTGCTCGATTAAGCAGAGGGACCTTACGCCAAGTGCTTGAAGTGATGCCCGGTGTTGTTGTTAGGCGCAGTCAAAAAGACGGCTACAATGTTCAGCTAAATGGCTTCAATGGCGACCATGTGTTGGTGTTAATTAACGGCCAGCCTATCATTTCACCCACAGGCTCTTCGGTTGACCTTGACCAAATGAGTGTTGCCAATATTAAGCAAATTGAAATTGTACGAGGCGCAGCTTCTGTGCTTTACGGTAGCTCTGCCATGGGCGGTGTTATCAACATCATTACCGAAAAAGTACAAGGAACGCAGTTTTCAGCAGACTACGAGGCATCTTATTTTACCGATGATGCAGTTGAAGGGGATGAATTCGGGCATACGTCTAGGGTCAATGCTGCGAAAGCAATTAGTGATTGGCAGGTCGGAATTACGGCTCAGAACATTACCAACCCCGGTTTTGATTACGACGGAGAAACTACATCACAAGATGGTGGCGCGATAGATAAATCTTTTGTGCAAATGTCATTATCGACCTTGATAGATAGCGTTAGCGTACAATACAAAGGGCAGTGGTTAGATGAACAAAAAGACAAACCTCAGTCATCAATACCTGGTCAAGCCACCATTATTAGCTACCTTTCTAACGTTACCCAATGGCAACATGATGTTCGCGTTGAGCAGCAATACGATTGGCATATCAACACACGCTATCTTTCACATGATGAAGAAAGTGGTAACAGCAATGGGTTACGTCAAACCGATATTCAGCTTGCGGAACTTGAAGCGCAAAAGATTTATTCCACCAAAGATATTGAATGGGTAGGCGGCTTAGTTTTACACGGTGACACGCTTGATCAGCTAAACCTTGGCACGGGCACGGTTGAAGTCGACGATGTAAGTCGGGAAAGCGCCGAGCTTTATTTACAAGGGAACTGGCAGCAAAACGACACTCAGCTTTTAGCGGGCGCAAGAATTCAAAACGATTCTGATTTTGGTTGGCATACCGCATTTAAAGTAAGCGGAAGTCAGTCATTTAGTGCTGATAATACTTCGTGGCAACTTCGCGCAGGGGCAGGTAGCAGTTATCGTGTGCCCAACCTTAAGGAACGCTATTACATTTTCGACCACAGTAACTTGGGCTACATGGTGCTTGGCAACGACGCACTTACGCCTGAAACAGCGCTAAATGCCAACTTAGGCGCTAACTTTCGATTAACACCCACCAAAAGTGATTGGTTATATCACCTTGATATTAACCTTCATTACACTACAGCTGACGATTTCATTACCACGGCAGTAGACGTGGATGCATCGCAAGATGCGGGGTTAGACATTTCAGTCTATCAAAACCTCGACGAAGCTACCCTTTACGGGGCTGACTTAAGCGCAAACGCGCAAAATGACAATTGGCAGTGGCAACTGAATTATAGTTACTTAGTTGCCGAAGATGGTAGTTCTCAGCGCTTGCCCGAACGCCCTACTCACTTAGTAAAAGCGTCAGTGACCTATCAGTTTAGTCAAACCGACACCAGCTTGCAGATTTACGGAGTACATGAGGGAAACGTGTCGCCTTCAAGTGGCTATACCTCAATTGCCAACGACAGCTTTACCACGCTAAACGCGGTCGTGCAGCATCAATTCACACCTCAATGGCAAGGACGCCTCGGACTTGAAAACCTTACCGATGAACATCGCTCAACCGATTCACTTCTAGCGGGTGCTTTCGACGCTAGACCGATTGCTGCAAGGCGATTGTATGTGGGCGTGAGTTACCAGTATTGAAATAGTCAGTAGACGAATAGCAACGACATAGAAAACGCGTTTGAGATCAAAACAAAGAACACCTAACGGCAGATCCCAAACCAACAACTAAAACCCGCTGGTTAATTCGGCGAATTTTAAAAAAGGAAAACACATGAACAAAACCTATTTGGCTTTATTGCTTGCCATAACTTTCGGACTAACTGCTTGTGGTGGTTCAAGTAGCGATGACACCTCAGTTGAAACGCCTGATGAAGTAACCGATGGTAGTGGGGAGTCAGATGGCGGAAGCAGTGACGGCGCAAACGAAGAAGCGGCTATCTACGGGCCCTACAGTACGGGAACTACATCTGAGCCTGTCGCGGTTTACTTTGACTTAGATACTCAAACGCAGCTTACGCTCACCGACGAAGAAGCAGCGACAGATACCACTTGGGATATTGGTTTTAAACGTACTAGTGTGTTTTTAAATACGCACCAAGAAACAGCCGTTAGCCTTTATTTCACTGGAAATAACAGCGACTTTTACGATGATACGGGCGCGCCAGTATCTGACATGTTCCTTAATGCTAGTGCTGACAGCGAACTAGACGACTACTTAGCTGTTACTCAAAGCGATATACCACAAGTTGACGCGTTCAGCACAGATACAGAAACTCAAGTGATCGGCGATACCTTTTACAACTACGACTTCACCACTCACGTAGTAACGCCAAATGAAGAGACCTATTACATTGTGTCTTCTGACAGTAACTATACAAAATTTCACGTTACCGATATTGTCACTGAAGGGCGAGGTATTGGCGAAATAACCCTTGGCGTTATGCATCAAAGCGTTCTTGACGGGCAAAGCACATTTGCTGAAGAAGTCGCCCTAACCGTTGATGCGGTAGGTTGTAGCGACGCCGTTTACGTTGATTTCGATTTGCAGCAAGTGGTTACACAAGCTGACGGTTGGGACTTATCTATTCCGTGCGCAGACGGCGCTGGGGAATTTACCCTTTCTATTGCTGAGGACGCTACCGTACTTCGCACCGACGCTGAAACTTACGATGGCATTGATACTGAAGCAGCGCAGTTCTATGGCTTTAGCGAAGAGACAGTTAGCGAGTACGCGATGAGTACGAACAACTGGTATTTCTACGACAGCACCAGCCACTTACTTTACTCACAGTTTGGGGTTTATTTAATTCAGGCAGGCGACACGACCTACAAGCTTCAAATTACCAGCTATTACGATGAAGAGGGAACATCAGGTGCCTATAGTTTCCGCGCTGACCCGGTAAGTGGAGAGTAAACCATGTCGCAACACGCTCTTTCACTTTCTTCGATAGCCGCAAAAGCTATTTCTGCGGTGATGGTAGGGTGGAGTTTGTTTGCCGTAGGGGCGTTTAGCGCCCCTTTAGATGAAACGCAAACTGCCTCACCTCGAATTGTTACCGCTGGTGGCAGTATCACCGAAATTGTTTTCGCTTTAGGACGAGGCGATTGGGTAATTGCGACTGACAGTACCAGTATGTACCCAAAAGAAGCGGCAAGTTTAACTAAGCTTGGGTACTTTCGTCAGCTTAGCACTGAAGGAGTATTGGCCCAACAGCCCACAATGCTGCTAGGAGCAGAGGCGACAGGCCCAAGTGTTGCGCTTGAACAAATAGCCCATGCTGGCGTAGAGGTTACTACCTTTAACGTAGATAAAAACTTAAGTGGCCTTAAGCGCCTAGTACTGGATATTGGCGAAAAACTATCGGCAAGTGATAAAGCCATTGCACTTGTTCATGATATTGAAAAGAACGTTAAGCAACAAAAGGCGCGGTACGCCGATAAAACCTTAGCGTTCAATACGCCAATTAAAGCGCTCTTTGTGGTGGCGAATAACGACAGAGGGATAACGGTAGCAGGTAAAAATACTGTGCCTCAAGCGCTTTTCGATACACTGGGTATCGTTAATATAGGTGCATTAGTAGAAGGTTACAAAGTGATGAGCGCTGAGTCTGTGCTGATGCAAAACCCTGATATTGTGATTGCTGCTGGGCACATGCTGCATGGGAAAAGCGCGAAGGATGCACTTTGTACGCACCATGCGTTGGCAGCCACCTTTGCTGGTATTCATTGCCTAGTTGAAGCCATGGATAGCAGTATAAGCCTAGGCCTATCGCCGCGCTTTCATGTAGCGCTTCAGCGTGTCGCAGAGCACGCAGAAAAAGCCATTGAAATTAAACAAACGCAAAATACTGCCAACAGTAGAACGAGTCTATAATGCAGTTATCTTCCGCAGCTAAGCGCAGTGATAACCTAGGCGATAACTTAAGTGATTATTCAAGTGTTCACCCAAGCTATCACCCAAGCGATTATTCATCTAAGCCTATAGTGCTTCAGCTTATTAATGCCCGCGAGCAGCGCAAACGTATTGGCATGGGCATACTGGTCTTATTGCTGTTGGTCTGCGCTTATGTGGGGTTAACCCGCGGCAGCTTACCAATTGATATTGAACAGCAACTTAGTTACTTCATTAGCGGCGGCAATACGGTAAAAAATACGGTAGAAAATACGGCAACAAACACCACCCATTGGTATGTGCTGTCTGAAATAAGGTTACCGAGGGTGATCATGACTATGCTGATTGGAGCACTGCTAGCCGTATCTGGCTGTGCCATGCAGGGGCTAGTGCGCAATCCGCTCGCTGACCCTGGCTTAATTGGTATTGCCGGTGGCGCAGCCGCCGCAGCCGCCCTTAGTATGTCTATTGTACCTCCGCTTCTCCCTGCACTTGAGTCTGTATGGGTAGCTATGTGGGCCTTTGGTGGTGCGCTACTTTCTGTTTGGACGGTGCTTCGGTTTTCAAATGGGCCGCAAGGTGTTTCAGTAGCAGCGCTTATTTTGGCAGGAGTTGCCATTAACGCATTAACCAGCACGGTAATAGGGGCTATCAGTTATGTAGCAAGCGATGATGCTCTTCGCCAAATAAGTTACTGGACTATGGGGAGTTTAGCCGGAGCAAGCTGGCCACTTTGTAGTTTAATCGCCTTAGCGAGCTTTATTGCTATTACAGGGTTAATGAAAAGCCGCAATGCCCTTAATTTACTGGCGCTTGGAGAAACAGAAGCGGCTTACATGGGACTGAATGTTACTCGTTATAAACAAAGAGTTTTATGGCTGGTTGCGTTTTCTGTGGCATTAGCAACGGCGCTGTGCGGCATTATCGGTTTTGTTGGTTTGGTGGTGCCTCATATGTGTAGGGCAATATTTGGCGTAAACCACAAGGTACTAATACCTGCCAGTGCGCTAACAGGGGCGCTATTGCTGATAATTGCCGATACACTAGCACGAACGCTATTTGTACCTATGGAAATACCTATTGGTATTGTTACATCGGCAGTAGGGGCGCCATTTTTCCTCTACTTACTGTGGCAGCAAAGACGCATATTTAGTGGTGGGGTGTAGCTAAAATGAAAATTGAAAGCCTAGCGCAAAGCGAAAATGGCAAACGGTTAAACACGGCGTTGCTTACACTGAAAGATGTTGTGATAGCAAGAGGTGAGAAACGCTTGATTGAGCCTTTGTCGCTGTCTTTCCATACCGGTGAGTTTACCGCTATCGCCGGTGAAAACGGATGTGGTAAATCTACGTTGTTAAGTATGCTTAGTGGTGTAGAAACGCCATCTAGTGGAACGCTAACCCTTGCTGGGCGAGACATCAGTTCGCTAAGCGCAAACCAGTTAGCAAAGCAGCGTGCAGTGATGGCGCAAAGTGCGTCAACGCCATTTGGATTTATCGCCGACGAGCTACTTCATTTAGCGCGGTATCAGCATATTGAATCGCTAGAACACAAGAGTCGTTTGATTAATCTTGTAGCCGAGCAGTTCGACATTACGCACTTACTTGCTCGAAATATTCAAACCTTGTCTGGCGGAGAAAGACAAAGGATATTTCTGGCTAAGGCCGTTCTTCAAATACTGCCAAGCGATCAGAATGAGAGGCTGGAAGGCAAGCTGTTGTTATTAGATGAGCCCACCTCAGCTTTAGATTTACGACATCAAAAACTGGTGATGCAGCAACTAGTAGCGCTGCGAGCAAAAGGGCTGTGTATCGTATGTGTAAGTCACGACCTTAATTTGATTTCGCCTTATTGCGACAGACTAATTTTACTGGGTGAAAAGCAGTGTTTAGCCGACGGCGCTCCAGCAGGGGTTCTTACTACCGATATGCTATCTCGGTGCTATCACACTCAACTAAACCTAATTAAAAACGAACAAAAACAGGTTTTCGTAACCCATTAATTTTTGCGAAAACAGAAAACAGAAAAACAAGAACGGAGTTAACTATGAGCATGCAATCTATTGCATTTCAGGCAAAACAGCTAAGCCGAACACATCATAGCGGTGTATTGGGCACGCATTCAACTTCAATGCCCGGCTACCCTTTTGGTTCGGTTGTACCTTATTATTTAACGCCCGCCGGAGATGCAGTTATCTATATTAGCGATATCGCACTTCATACGCGCAATATAAAAGCAAACGACAAGGTAAGCTTAACCATTTTTGATGCCGGTGAAGATGACTCTCAGGCGAACGGTCGCGTGACGATAATGGGGAGCGCTGAACTTGCTAACCAAGAAGAAGTGAAAGGGCAGTATCTTCGTTTATTTCCACAAGCTAAAAAATACGAGCAAACCCATGATTTCAACTTTTACGTTATTCGTATTGAACGAGCACGTTTTATTGGAGGGTTCGGGAAAATCCATTGGGTTGATAAAAACTATTGGCGCGTCGAAGCCCAAGATTGGCATAGCGCACCAGAGGGCATGATTACCCATATGAATGAAGACCATCAAGACGCGATGCAGCTTATCTTGCAGCACAAAGTAGGTGTAAACATTGAAGCGCCGATAATGCACAGCGTGTTTCCAGAAGGTATGCATTGCGGTACAGAAAAACAGACCTGGTTTATCCCTTTTGAGGTGCTATGCGTGTCTTCAACGGATGTAAGGAAAGCCTTAGTGAAACTGACTAATGACGCACGGAATGCGCTTAACGTACCCAAAGCGGTGTCGTAGCTGCTGTAGTTTTGACGATAGCTGGCTGCTCTAAATAATAGCTGGCTATAGTTGCTTCGTTTTCGTCATAGTGCGATGGTAGGTAGACCTTCGATAAAACGCTGAGCCGAGGAGTGTGAAAGATGACGGATATAAAACGTAGACAGTTTGTAACGAGTGCTAGCGCACTGGCTTCTTTTGCTGCATTACCTGCCAGTGCCAGCTCTCCAATTTCTTTACCTTCAGACTCTGCTAAGTCTTCGAGCATGAAAAATAGTATGCTTCCCCCCATACTTCATATGGTTTATTTTTGGCTCAACAATTCCGGCTCTAATGAAGATAGAGCGAAGTTGATAGCTGGCTTAGAGTCCTTAAAAGCTATTCCACAAATTCATTCTCTTCACATTGGCGTACCTGCAAATACTTTAAAGCGCGATGTTATAGATAATTCTTTTGATGTGTCTGAGCTCATGTTTTTTGAAAGTATCGAGGCGCAAAACGAATACCAATCTCATCCAATTCATAAACAGTTTGTTAAGCAGTGCTCGGGTTTATGGAGCAAAGTCGTAGTACGAGATTCTGTTTCGGTATAGGGCTCATTGACGGCTTAATTCAAAGCTGTCGCCTTCGGTGCGGCTTCAACCCAATAAAAAAGCATCACCCTAGGTTTATGCAGGGTGATGCTTTATTCTCAATTATTTGGGAAAGCCTTAAGTCGGCGTTAGAAGCATTTAAATAGTGTTTTCACACAAGCTTTTAAGTGCAGCATTAAAACGTATATTTAACGCCAACCTTAATTCTCCAGGTTGATTGCTCTTCATCGAAAGAATCGTAGTTTCGAGTATCAGTGCCTCCAGACGCTTCTTGGTAAACATATTGGCCTGCGTCGTTTACATCGTAATCAAACAAAATTTGCTGAGGGAAGCTCATTTCGTACACCTTGCCCCAGTCGTCATTGAGCAAGTTCGCAAAATTATCTATGTTTAGGTAAATGCGACCTTTATGGCCTTCAACAAACCCTGGGATCTCTTGAGAAATTGCTAAGTCCATAGTGGTAACCCAAGGCTGCGTGTTTGCGTATTTATCTACATAGCCTCCTGCGTAACCGGCCACGCCAGCTTGTTCTGCAATAGCCATAATTTCGTCGTAGCTTAGACCACTTTCAAAATCCACCGCTGCGTCGTTTGCACCAGATGGAATGTAAGGTAGATAGATATCTGAATCGTCAAAGGCGGTTTGATCGCCTAAGCCGCCGTCTTGGTATGAACCCAGTACCCACGAGAATGGTTGACCTGAGCGGCGCTCAAAGAATAAATTAATGTTAGTGTTATACCCTTCAAAGAATTGATGGGTATAGCCTAAGTTAACCAACAAGCGATGCTTAGTTTCATAGTAAGCGGTGCCTAACAGCGGGTCGTTACGATTTACGGTTACTTCATACTGATAGTTCGATTCGCCTGTAGAGCTTGTACCAGGATTAACTTCAGTAATATCTTGGTGAGTATAAGAAGCATTTAAGCTGAAGCCGTTATCCCATTGCTTAGCCAGTGCAGTGGTAAATAGGATGCTGCGGCCGCCATCATCAGAATTGGTAAGCTGAATGTCATAGTTATCAGCGTATTCAGTTCCATCGTAAACGTTATCCCAAATGATGCGACCGTCAACCGTACTATTGCCGCTGTCTATGCGAGACAAGTCTTCCCAATAGGCCGCATTTTTACGGTCAACATAGGTAAGCTCAGTGGTCCATGCAAAGTTATCGCCCACGTTTGGAATATCGAAGGTGTAGTCTGCCGCTATTTGATAGCGCCAGTCTGAAGGTAGCTCAAAATCAGGATCGATACTGTTCGTACTACCAGCACCTTGTACAAGTGCACTCTGGGCTTCAGTTGGAACTGATGTGAAGTCGACGGAGGCAGCGTCTAAATTTGAAAAGGTGATTGAATCGTTTGTGACGCCGTCAGAAGTATAAGCGTTAGATATCCACACCAATGGCATGCCGCCGTAGAAACGACCCACACCACCGCGAAGCGTGAGATTGTCGTTCAACGTCCAGTTGAAGCTCAGACGAGGTAAGATAATATCAAAACCATCTAGGTTTTCAGTATTGGCAAAGCCGTATGTATTGGCAAAATTATCGTTAAGCTGTGGCGAGTCTTCTACAGTAAGGTACTCGTACCGAAGACCACCAGTAACCATGAAGTCTTCAAACAATTCAAACGTCGCATCACCGTAAAGCGCGTAGACTGTACTCTCTACGTCGTATGCCAAGTCATCTACATTGTTAGTGTAAGCATTTGCGTATTCGAAGAAAGAAATGTCTTGATTAGCTAAACCTTCTACATCGTCGAAGTACCAAGTGCCTAATGAATCACGACCGTACAGGTTGTAATTCCAGGTGTTTTCAATTTCGCCACCAAACTTATATTCAACATCTCCCGCAAGGTATGTAGCGTGAGCCGCAAAGTTCCAAACTTCATTTGCAAGTACGTTTGCGTGTCGGTTTTCATCAACGCCTGCAATAACAGAGTAGCCGCTATCGGTGCCCGTTGCAGTATCTATATTGATTTCGCCCCAATTTGAAGCGGTAACAGAGGCTTGCTCAAATTCTTTGTAAGATACGCTTATCTCAGTTTGAAGATTATCGGTCCAATCTGAGTAAATATGGGTAGTGTAGTAAGTATTCTTTTGGGCGAGTGTCCAAGTATTAGAAGTGAGCAGCACCTGATCAGCGTCATCATTGTAATTTTGTGCAGCGGTATTTTCTTGGTAGCTGTAGGTAAAATCCGCGCGGTGATTATTGTTTATGTTCCAATCTAGCTTAACTAAGAACTTTTCATCTTCATCAGCATCGGGAGCGCCAGCAATAGAGTCCTCGAGTCCGTATGTCTCACTAAGAGCGGTAATCACACTTTCGGCGGCTGTGACTAAATCAGACGGATAAGCTGAAGCATTGAAGCCGGTATCTATTTCCTCTTCCCATTTCTCGTAAGATCCGAAGAAGAAAAGTTTATCTTTAATTAAAGGTCCGCCTAACGTAAACCCATAAGAAGATTCTTCGTTATCAATATCATAATCTGTGTTGTAAAGCTTTGTATCTTCGGCCGTACCTGAGAAAGGGACTTCTTCATAAAATGCAGTGCCATGAAATTCATTTGTACCTGACTTTGTCACCACGTTCACATTGCCGCCACCAAACTTACCGGCGCGGGCAGTAAAAGGAGTAAACTCGACAGATACCTGGCTAATAGCATCTAGTGAAACAGGCGGTCGAGACGTGGGGTAGCCATTTGATTGCAAACCAAAAGTGTCGTTAACACCTACACCATCTACGGTGAAGGTATTGTATTTAGGGTTTGAACCAGCAATGCTCAACTCTTCACCATCAGCGCTTACTACAGCCAGCGGGTTCGAGCGTACAATGTCTTTGATATCACGATTAAATGTAGGCATGTTGGAAATAGCGGACTCTCCGAATACCGAGTTCGAACCATTATTCGCAAAAAAATCTCGACTACCTGTAACCGTCACACGCTCAATACTAGACGCAGACTCTAGTACTGTATCTAGCTCGAAGGTGTCATTTAACTCTAAGTAGACATCTTCGATAATGCGTCCTTGGAATTTATCTGACTCAACAACAATCATATATGGGCCTCCAACGCGCAAACCACGCGCTGAAAACGCGCCATCTTCGTTAACCGTGACTTCTTTTACAGTACCTGAAGGCTGGTGGATAATAGTAATAGCGGTTCCTGCAGCAGGATTACCTAGTGGACCAACAATTGTACCGCGCATTGCGGAAGATTGACCGGTGGCTGCGACCGCTGTAGCGGTAACACCAATAGACAGTGCGACAGCCATCGCAATGCGACTAAGCGAATTTTTTTTAATCATGTGCTTCTCTTTGTTAATGAAAGTTAGGTTTTGTATTTTGTTGTTGATAACAATGCGCTAGGAGCTAATACATATTCAGTGGTGGTTAAGCGTCCCCGTTTCCACAGCCCGCAATTGTTCGTCTTTTATATTTCATTTGTATTTCATTAGTGTAAATTTGAATTTACGTAAGCTAATGATTTGTAAATCTATTTGAGTATTTTTTTGTCAAAATGGTCAAGGGTGTTTACGAAGCTTTACCTTCTTTGCAAAGCTTTACGGAAATCGAGGCTTTGGGTATGTAAACGTGACTTTAGCAGACAGCAGTTATTAAAAAACTAGATAAAAAATCGTACTGTTACTGGCGAAGGTACTTATATTATTAAGCGCAAAATTTAAACGGCCTTTACACTTTTCTTATGGTGAGAGAGGGCTTGATTTACTATGATCTATCTGCAAATTAAACACTTATTATTGATCTTGTAACCCCCTTTCTTATCTAGGTGACCAGTGACCTCTCGAAACGATTTATCAAGGAAAAAGTAATGCGGCACCTTGCTTGTTTATGCATTTTTTCTGCGTTATTAACTTCATTATCTGCATTCGCCCACCATGGAAGTAGCGGACAATTTGATACCAATGCCACGGTGGAGTTTGGCGGTAACATCACTAGAGTTCGGCTTGTTAATCCGCATGCTTACGTTTACTTTGATTCAATTGATGAAACCGGCGAGGTTACGAATAAACGATGCGAATTACAGTCTGGCTCTTTGCTGAAACGAAGAGGCTGGACAAAAGCG
This genomic window contains:
- a CDS encoding Dabb family protein, whose translation is MSLPSDSAKSSSMKNSMLPPILHMVYFWLNNSGSNEDRAKLIAGLESLKAIPQIHSLHIGVPANTLKRDVIDNSFDVSELMFFESIEAQNEYQSHPIHKQFVKQCSGLWSKVVVRDSVSV
- a CDS encoding TonB-dependent receptor encodes the protein MIKKNSLSRIAMAVALSIGVTATAVAATGQSSAMRGTIVGPLGNPAAGTAITIIHQPSGTVKEVTVNEDGAFSARGLRVGGPYMIVVESDKFQGRIIEDVYLELNDTFELDTVLESASSIERVTVTGSRDFFANNGSNSVFGESAISNMPTFNRDIKDIVRSNPLAVVSADGEELSIAGSNPKYNTFTVDGVGVNDTFGLQSNGYPTSRPPVSLDAISQVSVEFTPFTARAGKFGGGNVNVVTKSGTNEFHGTAFYEEVPFSGTAEDTKLYNTDYDIDNEESSYGFTLGGPLIKDKLFFFGSYEKWEEEIDTGFNASAYPSDLVTAAESVITALSETYGLEDSIAGAPDADEDEKFLVKLDWNINNNHRADFTYSYQENTAAQNYNDDADQVLLTSNTWTLAQKNTYYTTHIYSDWTDNLQTEISVSYKEFEQASVTASNWGEINIDTATGTDSGYSVIAGVDENRHANVLANEVWNFAAHATYLAGDVEYKFGGEIENTWNYNLYGRDSLGTWYFDDVEGLANQDISFFEYANAYTNNVDDLAYDVESTVYALYGDATFELFEDFMVTGGLRYEYLTVEDSPQLNDNFANTYGFANTENLDGFDIILPRLSFNWTLNDNLTLRGGVGRFYGGMPLVWISNAYTSDGVTNDSITFSNLDAASVDFTSVPTEAQSALVQGAGSTNSIDPDFELPSDWRYQIAADYTFDIPNVGDNFAWTTELTYVDRKNAAYWEDLSRIDSGNSTVDGRIIWDNVYDGTEYADNYDIQLTNSDDGGRSILFTTALAKQWDNGFSLNASYTHQDITEVNPGTSSTGESNYQYEVTVNRNDPLLGTAYYETKHRLLVNLGYTHQFFEGYNTNINLFFERRSGQPFSWVLGSYQDGGLGDQTAFDDSDIYLPYIPSGANDAAVDFESGLSYDEIMAIAEQAGVAGYAGGYVDKYANTQPWVTTMDLAISQEIPGFVEGHKGRIYLNIDNFANLLNDDWGKVYEMSFPQQILFDYDVNDAGQYVYQEASGGTDTRNYDSFDEEQSTWRIKVGVKYTF